A stretch of Pseudomonas taetrolens DNA encodes these proteins:
- the rluD gene encoding 23S rRNA pseudouridine(1911/1915/1917) synthase RluD, producing the protein MSEKILLRAEVPSELGGQRLDQVAAQLFAEHSRSRLSAWIKDGRLTVDGGVIRPRDIVHGGAILELTAEQEAQGEWVAQDIPLDIVYEDDDILVINKPAGLVVHPAAGHADGTLLNALLHHVPDIVNVPRAGIVHRLDKDTTGLMVVAKTIQAQTQLVTQLQSRSVSRIYECIVIGVVTAGGKIDAPIGRHGQQRQRMAVMEGGKQAVSHYRVLERFRSHTHVRVKLETGRTHQIRVHMSHINFPLVGDPAYGGRFRIPPAASVTMVESLKNFPRQALHARFLELDHPTTGKRMSWESPLPDDFVWLLTLLKQDREAFIG; encoded by the coding sequence ATGTCCGAGAAAATTCTACTTCGCGCAGAGGTGCCGTCCGAACTGGGTGGCCAACGCCTCGATCAAGTCGCCGCACAATTATTCGCTGAGCACTCGCGCTCGCGCCTATCCGCCTGGATCAAAGACGGCCGCCTCACTGTGGACGGAGGCGTCATACGCCCCCGTGACATTGTGCATGGTGGTGCCATCCTGGAACTGACTGCCGAGCAGGAAGCCCAGGGTGAGTGGGTCGCCCAAGACATCCCCCTGGACATCGTTTACGAAGACGATGACATCCTGGTCATCAACAAGCCTGCGGGCTTGGTGGTGCACCCGGCTGCCGGGCATGCCGACGGCACTTTGCTCAATGCCTTGCTGCACCACGTACCGGACATCGTCAATGTACCGCGTGCGGGGATCGTGCATCGCCTGGACAAAGACACCACTGGTCTGATGGTGGTCGCCAAGACCATCCAGGCGCAGACACAACTGGTTACCCAGTTGCAGAGCCGCAGTGTCAGCCGTATCTATGAGTGCATTGTTATCGGTGTCGTCACCGCTGGGGGCAAGATCGACGCGCCCATCGGCCGTCACGGCCAGCAACGCCAGCGCATGGCGGTAATGGAAGGCGGCAAGCAGGCGGTGAGTCATTACCGCGTGCTTGAGCGTTTCCGTTCCCACACCCATGTGCGGGTCAAGCTGGAAACCGGTCGCACGCACCAGATTCGTGTGCATATGTCCCACATCAACTTCCCGTTGGTCGGAGATCCTGCCTATGGCGGCCGTTTCCGCATCCCGCCGGCAGCCAGTGTGACAATGGTCGAATCCTTGAAAAACTTCCCGCGTCAGGCATTGCATGCGCGCTTCCTTGAGTTGGATCATCCGACGACCGGTAAGCGCATGAGCTGGGAATCGCCACTGCCGGACGATTTTGTCTGGTTGCTGACGTTGCTCAAGCAAGACCGTGAGGCATTCATCGGATGA
- the pgeF gene encoding peptidoglycan editing factor PgeF produces MNTFLIPDWPAPAGIRACVTTRAGGVSLAPFDSFNLGDHVDDDPVAVAHNRQRLTHVFDVQPAWLSQVHGVVVAPATPGQIIEADASWTATPGIACTVMTADCLPALFCDRAGTRVAAAHAGWRGLAAGVLEATAQSLNVEPQDILVWLGPAIGPKAFEVGAEVRDVFMRDLPQSAAAFVPSVNPGRFMADIYELARLRLARCGITAVYGGGFCTVTDSRFYSYRRSPRTGRFASLVWIETSS; encoded by the coding sequence ATGAACACCTTCCTGATTCCTGACTGGCCTGCGCCGGCAGGCATCAGGGCCTGTGTGACCACCCGGGCGGGCGGCGTCAGTCTGGCGCCGTTCGACAGCTTCAATCTGGGCGATCATGTTGACGACGATCCTGTCGCCGTCGCGCATAACCGCCAGCGCCTTACCCATGTATTTGACGTACAGCCCGCTTGGCTCAGCCAGGTTCACGGGGTTGTCGTTGCGCCTGCCACTCCCGGCCAGATCATCGAAGCCGATGCCAGCTGGACGGCAACGCCCGGCATTGCCTGTACGGTGATGACCGCCGACTGCCTGCCTGCATTGTTCTGTGATCGAGCGGGCACCCGTGTCGCGGCGGCCCATGCCGGTTGGCGCGGGCTGGCAGCGGGTGTACTTGAAGCGACAGCCCAAAGCCTCAATGTTGAACCGCAAGACATACTGGTCTGGCTTGGGCCGGCCATTGGCCCCAAAGCGTTCGAAGTGGGGGCTGAAGTGCGTGATGTGTTCATGCGCGACTTGCCGCAGTCAGCCGCGGCGTTTGTACCCAGCGTCAATCCGGGGCGCTTTATGGCTGACATCTATGAGCTGGCGCGCCTGCGCCTGGCCCGATGCGGAATCACGGCGGTGTACGGTGGCGGTTTTTGCACCGTGACGGATTCACGCTTCTATTCATACCGGCGCAGCCCGCGTACGGGTCGCTTCGCGTCACTGGTCTGGATTGAAACCTCTTCCTGA
- the clpB gene encoding ATP-dependent chaperone ClpB, translating into MRIDRLTSKLQLALSDAQSLAVGHDHPAIEPAHLMQALLDQQGGSIKPLLMQVGFDVNSLRKELTKELDQLPKIQNPTGDVNMSQDLARLLNQADRLAQQKGDQFITSEMVLLAAMDDNSKLGKLLMGQGVSKKALENAINNLRGGEAVNDPNVEESRQALDKYTIDLTKRAEEGKLDPVIGRDDEIRRTIQVLQRRTKNNPVLIGEPGVGKTAIAEGLAQRIINGEVPDGLKGKRLLSLDIGALIAGAKFRGEFEERLKALLNELSKQEGQIILFIDELHVMVGAGKGEGAMDAGNMLKPALARGELHCVGATTLNEYRQYIEKDAALERRFQKVLVDEPSEEDTIAILRGLKERYEVHHKVAITDGAIIAAAKLSHRYITDRQLPDKAIDLIDEAASRIRMEIDSKPEVLDRLERRLIQLKVEAQALKKEEDEAAKKRLEKLQEEIERHEREYSDLEEIWTSEKAEVQGSAQIQQQIEQARQELEVARRSGNLNRMAELQYGIIPDLERSLQMVDEHSNKTENQLLRSKVTEEEIAEVVSKWTGIPVSKMLEGERDKLMKMESLLHERVIGQDEAVVAVSNAVRRSRAGLSDPDRPSGSFMFLGPTGVGKTELCKALAEFLFDTEEAMVRIDMSEFMEKHSVARLIGAPPGYVGYEEGGYLTEAVRRKPYSVILLDEVEKAHPDVFNVLLQVLEDGRLTDSHGRTVDFRNTVIVMTSNLGSAQIQELVGDREAQRAAVMDAVSTHFRPEFVNRIDEVVIFEPLARDQIAGIAEIQLGRLRGRLAERDLSLELSQEALDKLIAVGYDPVYGARPLKRAIQRWIENPLAQLILSGQFMPGTTVTATVKDDEIVFA; encoded by the coding sequence ATGCGTATAGATAGATTAACCAGCAAGTTGCAATTGGCATTGTCTGATGCTCAGTCGTTGGCTGTTGGCCATGACCATCCGGCCATTGAACCGGCGCACTTGATGCAGGCATTGCTGGACCAGCAGGGCGGTTCGATCAAACCGCTGCTGATGCAAGTCGGTTTTGATGTAAACAGCCTGCGTAAAGAACTGACCAAAGAACTCGATCAGCTGCCAAAAATCCAGAACCCGACTGGCGACGTGAATATGTCGCAGGATCTGGCGCGCCTGCTCAACCAGGCAGACCGTCTGGCACAGCAGAAAGGCGACCAGTTCATCACCAGCGAAATGGTGTTGTTGGCTGCAATGGATGACAACAGCAAGCTGGGCAAATTGTTGATGGGGCAGGGCGTGAGCAAAAAAGCGCTCGAAAATGCCATCAATAACCTGCGCGGCGGCGAAGCGGTCAATGACCCGAATGTTGAAGAGTCGCGGCAGGCACTGGACAAATACACCATCGACCTGACCAAGCGCGCCGAAGAAGGCAAGCTCGATCCGGTCATTGGGCGTGACGATGAAATTCGCCGCACGATTCAAGTGCTGCAGCGCCGGACCAAAAATAACCCGGTGCTGATCGGCGAGCCCGGGGTGGGTAAAACCGCCATTGCTGAAGGTTTGGCGCAGCGGATCATCAATGGTGAAGTACCGGATGGCCTTAAAGGCAAACGTCTGTTGTCGCTGGACATCGGTGCGCTGATTGCCGGTGCCAAGTTCCGCGGTGAGTTTGAGGAGCGACTCAAAGCATTGCTGAATGAACTGTCCAAGCAGGAAGGTCAGATCATTCTGTTTATCGACGAGCTGCATGTCATGGTCGGCGCCGGCAAGGGCGAGGGCGCCATGGATGCGGGCAATATGCTCAAGCCTGCCCTGGCGCGCGGTGAGCTGCACTGCGTGGGCGCGACCACGCTCAATGAGTACCGTCAATATATAGAGAAGGATGCGGCACTTGAGCGTCGCTTCCAGAAAGTACTGGTTGATGAGCCGAGTGAAGAAGACACCATTGCGATCCTGCGTGGCTTGAAAGAGCGCTATGAGGTTCACCACAAGGTGGCCATTACCGACGGTGCGATTATTGCCGCGGCCAAACTCAGTCATCGCTACATCACTGATCGCCAGTTGCCTGACAAGGCGATTGACTTGATTGACGAGGCTGCCAGCCGTATTCGCATGGAGATCGACTCCAAGCCTGAAGTGCTGGACCGTCTGGAGCGTCGCTTGATTCAACTGAAGGTTGAAGCTCAGGCGCTGAAGAAAGAGGAAGACGAGGCCGCGAAAAAACGTCTCGAGAAACTGCAGGAAGAAATCGAGCGCCATGAGCGCGAGTATTCTGATCTGGAAGAAATCTGGACCTCGGAAAAAGCCGAAGTGCAGGGTTCTGCCCAGATCCAGCAACAGATAGAGCAAGCGCGCCAGGAGCTTGAAGTGGCCCGCCGCAGCGGCAACCTCAACCGCATGGCCGAGTTGCAGTACGGGATCATTCCCGATCTGGAGCGCAGCCTGCAGATGGTCGATGAGCACAGCAACAAGACTGAAAACCAGTTGTTGCGCAGCAAGGTGACCGAAGAGGAAATCGCTGAAGTGGTATCGAAGTGGACGGGTATCCCTGTCTCCAAGATGCTCGAAGGCGAGCGCGACAAGCTGATGAAGATGGAAAGTCTGTTGCATGAGCGCGTGATCGGTCAGGACGAAGCTGTGGTTGCCGTGTCCAACGCGGTTCGTCGTTCGCGTGCCGGCTTGAGCGATCCGGATCGTCCAAGCGGTTCGTTCATGTTCCTGGGCCCGACCGGCGTAGGTAAAACCGAGTTGTGCAAGGCACTGGCCGAATTCCTCTTTGATACTGAAGAGGCGATGGTGCGCATTGATATGTCCGAGTTCATGGAGAAACACTCCGTGGCTCGACTGATTGGTGCTCCACCAGGCTATGTGGGCTACGAGGAAGGCGGGTACTTGACCGAAGCCGTACGGCGCAAGCCTTACTCGGTCATCCTGCTGGATGAGGTCGAGAAGGCTCATCCGGATGTGTTCAACGTGTTGCTGCAGGTGCTTGAAGACGGTCGATTGACTGACAGCCATGGCCGTACAGTTGACTTCCGCAACACGGTGATCGTGATGACTTCCAACCTGGGCTCTGCGCAGATCCAGGAGCTGGTTGGTGATCGTGAGGCGCAACGGGCCGCGGTGATGGATGCGGTGAGTACCCACTTCCGTCCGGAGTTTGTGAACCGGATCGACGAGGTGGTGATCTTCGAGCCTCTGGCCCGTGATCAGATTGCCGGCATTGCTGAAATCCAGTTGGGTCGTTTGCGTGGCCGTCTGGCAGAGCGTGATCTGAGCCTCGAGTTGAGTCAGGAAGCTCTGGACAAGCTGATTGCCGTTGGCTATGACCCGGTTTATGGCGCACGTCCGCTGAAACGTGCGATCCAGCGCTGGATCGAAAACCCGTTGGCACAACTGATTCTGTCGGGTCAGTTCATGCCGGGGACCACGGTGACCGCCACTGTGAAAGACGACGAAATCGTCTTCGCATAA
- a CDS encoding NAD(P)/FAD-dependent oxidoreductase: MNHRIVIVGGGAGGLELATRLGKTLGKRGKASITLVDANLTHIWKPLLHEVAAGSLNSSEDELNYVAQAKWNHFEFQLGRMSGLDRELKKISLSATLDENGQELVPARELNYDTLVIAVGSTTNDFGTKGAAEHCLFLDTRKQAERFHQQLLNHYLRAHAGQSDVVEQISVAIVGAGATGVELAAELHNAAHELAAYGLDRIKPENMHITLIEAGPRVLPALPERIGGPVHKTLEKLGVTVLTNSAVSEVTADSLITADGQVIPASLKVWAAGIRAPGFLKELAGLETNRINQLVVRPTLQTTRDDNIFAFGDCAACPQPGTDRTVPPRAQAAHQQASLLAKSLKLRIEGKPQLPDYHYRDYGSLISLSSFSAVGNLMGSLMGTVMLEGWLARMFYISLYRMHQMALYGTFRTLMLMLGSRIGRGTEPRLKLH, encoded by the coding sequence ATGAACCATCGTATTGTTATCGTCGGCGGCGGCGCCGGGGGCCTGGAGTTGGCCACCCGCCTGGGCAAGACGCTGGGCAAGCGCGGCAAAGCCAGCATCACGCTGGTCGATGCCAACCTGACCCACATCTGGAAACCCCTGCTGCATGAAGTGGCAGCCGGCTCGCTGAACTCTTCGGAGGACGAACTCAACTACGTCGCTCAAGCCAAATGGAACCACTTCGAGTTTCAGCTAGGCCGCATGAGCGGACTCGACCGTGAGCTGAAAAAGATCTCATTGTCTGCGACCCTCGACGAAAACGGCCAGGAACTGGTTCCGGCGAGAGAGCTGAACTACGACACACTGGTCATAGCGGTAGGCAGCACCACCAATGATTTCGGTACCAAAGGCGCGGCTGAACATTGCCTGTTCCTCGATACCCGCAAGCAGGCCGAACGCTTCCATCAGCAATTGCTCAATCACTATCTACGCGCTCACGCCGGGCAAAGCGATGTGGTCGAGCAGATCAGCGTCGCCATTGTGGGTGCGGGAGCAACAGGTGTTGAGCTGGCAGCAGAACTGCATAACGCCGCCCACGAACTGGCAGCGTATGGTCTTGACCGGATCAAACCGGAAAACATGCACATTACTCTGATCGAAGCCGGCCCACGGGTATTGCCCGCCCTGCCAGAACGCATTGGCGGGCCTGTGCATAAAACTCTGGAGAAACTCGGGGTAACTGTGCTGACCAACTCTGCTGTCAGTGAAGTGACCGCCGACAGCCTGATTACCGCCGACGGCCAGGTGATTCCTGCCAGCCTGAAGGTTTGGGCAGCCGGGATCCGCGCACCGGGCTTCCTCAAGGAGCTGGCCGGGCTGGAAACCAACCGCATCAACCAGCTGGTGGTACGACCTACTCTGCAAACAACCCGCGACGACAATATTTTTGCCTTTGGCGATTGTGCGGCGTGCCCTCAACCTGGTACTGACCGGACCGTCCCCCCACGCGCCCAGGCCGCTCACCAGCAAGCGTCACTGTTGGCCAAGTCCCTGAAGCTGCGGATCGAAGGCAAACCGCAATTGCCGGATTACCACTACCGCGACTACGGCTCACTGATCTCACTGTCGAGCTTTTCGGCTGTGGGTAACTTGATGGGGAGCCTGATGGGCACTGTCATGCTGGAAGGCTGGCTGGCACGGATGTTTTATATCTCGCTGTACCGCATGCACCAAATGGCGCTGTACGGGACATTCCGCACCCTGATGCTGATGCTTGGCAGCCGGATTGGCCGAGGCACCGAACCGCGCCTGAAGCTGCACTAA
- a CDS encoding DUF3094 family protein translates to MSSRLNPDDQQRVEQYLQLPQNQVERRPFRPWLLLAVVVIVVIGMGLLSRLLSYLVL, encoded by the coding sequence ATGTCCAGCCGTCTGAACCCAGATGATCAGCAGCGTGTCGAACAGTACCTGCAGTTGCCACAGAATCAAGTTGAGCGCCGGCCTTTCAGGCCCTGGCTGCTCCTTGCGGTGGTTGTGATTGTGGTGATTGGCATGGGCCTGTTGAGCCGCCTCCTGAGTTACCTGGTGCTATGA
- a CDS encoding MOSC domain-containing protein, whose product MSPLQELIAHVPQTGRVRWLGVRPESRGDMLELEAVEARREAGLTGDHARPGARNARQVTLIQWEHLAVIHSLLGRQSDHPLRPQDLRRNIVVGGINLFSLKGRRFKIGQATLETTGWCQPCARLEQRLGEGTFQAVRGHGGITARVIESGIIRLDDELRVEPLGSSGYASFHPG is encoded by the coding sequence GTGAGTCCTTTACAGGAATTGATCGCGCACGTTCCGCAAACCGGGCGTGTTCGCTGGCTCGGCGTGCGCCCCGAATCTCGCGGCGACATGCTCGAACTGGAGGCCGTAGAGGCCCGACGTGAAGCCGGACTGACGGGCGATCATGCGCGCCCCGGCGCACGCAATGCACGCCAGGTGACACTGATCCAATGGGAGCACCTGGCGGTGATCCACTCCCTGCTCGGCCGTCAAAGCGATCACCCCCTTCGGCCACAGGATTTACGGCGCAACATTGTGGTGGGCGGAATCAATTTGTTCAGCCTTAAAGGGCGACGCTTCAAAATTGGCCAGGCCACTCTTGAAACAACAGGCTGGTGCCAGCCCTGTGCCCGCCTTGAGCAACGCTTGGGTGAAGGCACCTTCCAGGCTGTACGTGGTCACGGCGGTATTACGGCGCGGGTAATCGAAAGCGGGATCATTCGTCTAGACGACGAACTGCGGGTCGAGCCTTTGGGCTCAAGCGGCTATGCTTCTTTTCATCCCGGTTGA
- a CDS encoding DUF1780 domain-containing protein — protein sequence MDDSDYLRLLTTQAEQANAFLSNARKWERERWVCQRLLQGLNIPYHTEDFIQASQEPPDVLFGDARFEVFFVLDEGRRLNDEWREELQRRRSAYSLSQLVRREARPKRIPASKLLQRLGPTLHKKANNYLERGIDLDQLDIIAFSSLKREVLDLNSHFPPPTEYLRQGWRSLSLVGPTFARVLFAQPDAPDFLRNNLGRSIIFDVGISL from the coding sequence ATGGACGACTCAGACTATCTACGCCTGCTCACCACACAGGCCGAGCAAGCCAATGCTTTTCTCTCCAATGCCCGCAAATGGGAGCGTGAGCGTTGGGTTTGCCAGCGCCTGCTACAGGGCTTGAACATTCCGTATCACACCGAAGATTTCATCCAGGCAAGCCAGGAACCTCCGGATGTTTTGTTTGGTGACGCGCGCTTTGAAGTCTTCTTTGTGCTCGATGAAGGCCGGCGCCTGAACGATGAATGGCGCGAAGAACTTCAGCGGCGGCGCAGCGCCTATTCCCTGAGCCAACTGGTGCGGCGCGAAGCACGCCCCAAACGGATTCCGGCGAGCAAACTATTGCAACGCCTGGGCCCGACCCTGCACAAGAAGGCCAACAATTACCTTGAACGCGGCATCGACCTGGACCAACTGGACATCATTGCGTTTTCCAGCCTCAAGCGCGAAGTCCTTGATCTGAACAGCCACTTCCCGCCACCCACCGAGTACTTGCGCCAAGGCTGGCGCTCGCTGTCGCTCGTCGGCCCGACCTTTGCCCGGGTGCTGTTTGCACAACCGGATGCACCGGACTTCCTGCGCAACAACCTGGGGCGCAGTATCATTTTCGACGTAGGCATCAGTTTGTGA
- a CDS encoding energy-coupling factor ABC transporter permease has translation MIGAEVLSTQTQLLGWMLYVPAVLWAIWRAPWVELFSDTRRQHLLFGTVFSLFLLWLVRRDFDTGVSYHFIGLTVVTLLLDWPLAIVGALMAQAGLVLLGRQDLAAMGVNGVLLILLPVAVTEACASAVERAQPRNPFVYIFCSGFFAAALAALLCLLAVLGVLWHDGVFVMPEWLEDFVGYLWLIIFPEAFINGMLVTALVVFCPEWLETFNRTRYLAAPWKDEGRK, from the coding sequence GTGATCGGAGCCGAGGTGTTATCCACCCAGACTCAGCTGCTTGGCTGGATGCTCTACGTGCCTGCTGTGCTATGGGCGATCTGGCGGGCACCGTGGGTTGAGCTGTTTAGCGACACCCGGCGCCAACATCTGTTGTTCGGCACGGTTTTTTCTCTGTTCTTGTTGTGGCTGGTACGGCGCGACTTTGATACGGGCGTGTCTTACCATTTCATCGGCCTGACGGTCGTCACGTTACTGCTCGACTGGCCGCTGGCGATCGTCGGTGCGCTCATGGCGCAAGCGGGGCTGGTGTTGCTGGGGCGCCAGGACCTGGCGGCGATGGGGGTCAACGGCGTGCTGCTGATTTTGCTGCCAGTGGCCGTGACCGAGGCCTGCGCGAGCGCAGTCGAGCGTGCGCAGCCGCGTAATCCATTTGTTTATATTTTTTGTTCGGGGTTCTTTGCCGCAGCTCTGGCTGCGCTGCTGTGTCTATTGGCGGTGCTGGGGGTGTTATGGCATGACGGGGTGTTCGTGATGCCTGAATGGCTGGAAGACTTTGTGGGCTACCTGTGGCTGATCATCTTTCCGGAGGCTTTTATCAACGGAATGCTGGTGACGGCTCTGGTGGTGTTCTGCCCTGAGTGGCTGGAGACCTTCAACCGTACTCGCTACCTGGCGGCCCCCTGGAAGGATGAGGGGCGCAAGTAG
- the yacG gene encoding DNA gyrase inhibitor YacG, whose amino-acid sequence MTKPMIVDCPTCGTAVEWVAGNTFRPFCSDRCKLIDLGAWASEEHKIPVSPDAEDDLFSDDLSPRIH is encoded by the coding sequence ATGACCAAACCGATGATCGTAGACTGCCCAACCTGTGGCACCGCCGTGGAATGGGTCGCTGGCAATACTTTCCGGCCTTTTTGCTCGGATCGCTGCAAGCTGATCGACCTGGGAGCCTGGGCCAGCGAAGAGCACAAAATCCCGGTCAGCCCGGACGCTGAAGATGACCTGTTCTCGGACGATTTATCGCCCCGCATTCATTGA
- the coaE gene encoding dephospho-CoA kinase (Dephospho-CoA kinase (CoaE) performs the final step in coenzyme A biosynthesis.), producing MNTPPSKPWILGLTGGIGSGKSAAAHHFAALGVHVVDADHAARWVVEPGRPALAKIAAHFGDGVLQADGQLDRSALRALIFSDPEQRRWLEALLHPLIRDEIANNLAQAQSPYAILVSPLLIESGQYSTTQRILVIDAPQALQVQRTLLRDNTSEQQIQAILKVQASREERLLHADDVLVNDSDLKALQTEVERLHHFYLTLRGGQP from the coding sequence ATGAATACCCCTCCTTCCAAACCCTGGATTCTCGGCCTGACCGGTGGTATCGGCAGCGGCAAGAGTGCCGCCGCCCATCACTTCGCCGCATTGGGCGTACACGTAGTGGACGCCGATCATGCCGCTCGCTGGGTCGTGGAGCCGGGGCGCCCGGCGCTGGCAAAAATCGCCGCGCACTTTGGTGATGGCGTACTGCAGGCCGACGGGCAACTCGATCGCAGCGCGCTGCGTGCCTTGATCTTCAGCGACCCCGAGCAACGCCGCTGGCTTGAAGCGCTGTTGCACCCATTGATTCGCGATGAGATTGCCAACAACCTGGCGCAGGCGCAGTCACCCTACGCCATTCTGGTTTCACCGCTGCTGATCGAGTCCGGCCAATATTCGACGACCCAGCGCATACTGGTGATTGACGCCCCGCAAGCCCTGCAAGTGCAGCGCACGTTGTTGCGCGACAACACCAGCGAACAACAGATCCAGGCCATTCTCAAGGTCCAGGCCAGCCGCGAAGAACGCCTGCTGCATGCAGATGATGTGCTGGTCAATGATTCCGACTTGAAGGCGCTTCAGACCGAAGTCGAGCGCCTGCATCACTTTTACTTAACCTTGCGTGGAGGCCAACCATGA
- a CDS encoding prepilin peptidase produces MIDFLSFHPGAFIACALVLGLLVGSFINVLVWRLPKMLEHDWQAQARELLAMPAAEKGPVYNLMLPHSHCPHCQHPLRARENIPLLSYALLRGKCSQCNTAISLRYPLTELACGLLSAFIAWHFGVSGQAGWMLVLTWGLLAICLIDLEHQIVPDVLVLPLLWLGLLLNSFDMFTSLSQAVWGAALGYASLWSIFWIFKLLTGKDGMGYGDFKLLAMLGAWGGIAILPLTLLLSSLVGALVGLSLLGLRRAKTSTPIPFAPYLAIAGWLALLWGGQITTFYWQLAV; encoded by the coding sequence ATGATTGATTTTCTGAGTTTTCACCCCGGTGCCTTCATCGCTTGTGCTTTGGTACTGGGCTTGCTGGTGGGCAGTTTTATCAATGTGCTGGTGTGGCGTCTGCCCAAAATGCTCGAACATGACTGGCAAGCCCAGGCCCGGGAGCTGCTGGCAATGCCGGCCGCTGAAAAAGGCCCTGTGTATAACTTGATGTTGCCCCACTCGCACTGCCCGCATTGCCAGCATCCCCTGCGCGCCCGGGAAAATATTCCGTTACTGAGCTATGCCTTGCTGCGTGGCAAGTGCAGCCAGTGCAATACAGCGATCAGTCTGCGTTATCCCCTGACCGAACTGGCCTGCGGGCTGCTGTCAGCCTTCATCGCCTGGCATTTCGGTGTTAGCGGGCAAGCGGGCTGGATGCTGGTGCTGACGTGGGGATTGCTCGCCATCTGCCTGATTGACCTCGAGCACCAGATCGTACCCGACGTGCTGGTCTTGCCCTTGCTTTGGCTGGGCTTGCTGCTGAACAGTTTCGATATGTTCACCAGCTTGTCGCAAGCCGTATGGGGAGCTGCGCTGGGCTATGCCAGTCTGTGGTCAATCTTCTGGATATTCAAACTGCTCACCGGCAAGGACGGAATGGGCTACGGCGACTTCAAATTGCTGGCCATGCTCGGCGCCTGGGGAGGCATCGCCATTTTGCCTCTGACCCTCTTGCTCTCGTCGCTGGTGGGCGCCCTCGTGGGGCTGAGCCTGCTGGGATTACGCCGCGCCAAAACATCCACTCCCATCCCCTTTGCGCCGTATCTGGCAATTGCCGGTTGGCTTGCATTGCTCTGGGGTGGTCAAATAACCACTTTCTATTGGCAGCTTGCGGTTTGA
- a CDS encoding type II secretion system F family protein: MATLDVKTCLYRWEGTDRKGKRIKGEMAAHSCAMIRMHLRRQGITATRIRREGRSRAGTPVTALHITLFTRQLATLIRAGIPLLQALEVISNGFETLRMRQLVADLRQDIGAGTSLAAALRKKPLHFDALFCSLIEAGEQAGALDALLERIAIYKEKTEALKKKIKKAMTYPVAVLLVALAVCTILLIEVVPKFQGIFSTFDAELPAFTLGAIALSEALKTCGLWLLAGVCATLGCARRYYRHSATWRQRLDRWQLKLPVTGRLLHQSAIARFARTLSITMAAGVPLLEALDSVAGATGNSVFKEAVLRLKQQVATGSQIHMAMTSAGVFPGMAIQMTAIGEESGTLDDMLGHVATYYENEVDTLVDNLTTLMEPAIMVVLGVLVGGLVIAMYLPIFQLGQVI, encoded by the coding sequence GGGGAAATGGCCGCTCATTCTTGCGCCATGATCCGGATGCACCTGCGTCGCCAGGGCATCACTGCGACGAGGATCCGACGCGAGGGCAGGTCCCGCGCTGGAACACCCGTCACGGCGCTGCATATCACGCTGTTCACGCGCCAATTGGCGACTCTGATCAGGGCTGGCATCCCGCTGCTGCAAGCGCTGGAGGTGATCAGTAACGGCTTCGAAACGCTGCGGATGCGCCAACTGGTGGCTGACCTCAGGCAGGACATCGGCGCAGGTACCAGCCTGGCGGCGGCGCTGCGCAAAAAACCGCTGCACTTTGATGCTCTGTTTTGCAGCCTTATCGAAGCCGGTGAACAGGCCGGCGCGCTGGATGCACTGCTTGAACGGATCGCGATCTACAAAGAGAAAACCGAAGCGCTTAAAAAGAAAATCAAAAAGGCAATGACCTACCCCGTCGCGGTTCTGCTGGTGGCGTTGGCGGTATGTACGATTCTGCTGATCGAAGTGGTGCCGAAGTTTCAGGGCATTTTCAGCACATTCGATGCTGAACTTCCCGCCTTCACGCTCGGCGCAATTGCCTTGTCAGAAGCCCTGAAAACCTGTGGGCTGTGGCTGCTGGCAGGTGTTTGCGCCACACTGGGCTGTGCGCGCCGCTACTACAGACACTCTGCGACCTGGCGCCAACGGCTTGATCGGTGGCAATTAAAACTGCCCGTGACAGGGCGCCTGCTTCACCAGTCAGCCATTGCCCGTTTTGCTCGCACGCTGTCCATCACAATGGCAGCCGGCGTTCCTCTGCTCGAGGCGCTGGACTCCGTGGCCGGCGCCACTGGCAATAGCGTGTTCAAGGAGGCAGTGCTGCGACTCAAGCAACAGGTGGCGACGGGCAGCCAGATTCACATGGCCATGACCAGCGCAGGCGTGTTTCCGGGCATGGCGATTCAGATGACAGCTATTGGCGAAGAATCTGGCACATTGGACGACATGCTTGGTCATGTAGCCACTTATTATGAGAACGAGGTCGACACTTTGGTCGATAACCTGACAACGCTGATGGAGCCCGCCATCATGGTGGTGCTTGGCGTTCTGGTAGGCGGGCTGGTCATTGCCATGTATTTACCGATTTTCCAACTGGGCCAAGTGATTTGA